The following coding sequences lie in one Polynucleobacter asymbioticus genomic window:
- the priA gene encoding replication restart helicase PriA produces MMLKPIVVQVVIDKPLAQGFDYLWDAEKLGKLPEIGHVVEVPFARIKEVGLVIKVSNHSDYEIEKLKSVERLAPLPAFDPALLRLTNFASQYYIHALGETILPVIPQMWKKADNWEKIPEKIEAVKKKNKETDLVAEGLITQDQLNPNQKIALQELFASRETENQFRAILLQGQTGSGKTAVFLNWLASILNDESAQVLLLVPEINLTPQLERRVMAYFPNKKMAVLHSGVSEKKRGIAWYEAMTGKAQIILGTRLAALTPMPNLRAIVVDEEHDPSYKQQDGTRYSARDLAIWRAHDQKIPILLSSATPSLETWLAAQSGRYEYIRLDQRAQGASLPKVHLINTRDPQNQFSPGDSGAPKQKSLITKTLANAISKSLAEKKQSLILINRRGYAPVLSCSACNWLSKCTQCSTFTVMHKAETFGRRPALSCHHCGLVKSIPQFCPDCGNADLKTLGHGTQKLEDAIEEMWPQARVLRVDTDSSRKSKGAEKLFQEIHHGNVDIVVGTQMIAKGHDYQNIGLVAVLDADSRLYSADFRAAERLFAQLVQVAGRAGRSGTSGEAGGNIYIETQYPESPVFQYLLRHDIDGFLGFTASEREEAKLPPYSYQALVHAEGKSLDKAIQFLNNLKSRMKARGLITKELKVYDPVPKPVMRVAGSERAQLLIESGNRKALQEALEMIDQELRQESTGRISKTSRIRWLVERDPIAI; encoded by the coding sequence ATGATGCTTAAACCCATTGTTGTTCAGGTAGTGATTGATAAGCCCTTGGCCCAGGGCTTTGATTACCTATGGGATGCTGAAAAATTAGGCAAATTACCAGAAATAGGCCACGTAGTTGAGGTGCCCTTCGCAAGGATAAAGGAAGTCGGTCTTGTAATAAAAGTGAGTAATCACTCTGATTATGAGATTGAAAAACTCAAATCTGTCGAGCGACTAGCTCCACTCCCGGCATTCGATCCAGCACTATTGCGGCTAACGAACTTTGCCAGCCAGTATTACATTCATGCGCTTGGTGAAACCATCTTGCCAGTGATTCCACAAATGTGGAAAAAGGCGGATAACTGGGAAAAAATTCCAGAAAAAATAGAGGCAGTAAAAAAGAAGAATAAAGAAACTGACTTGGTGGCAGAGGGATTGATCACGCAGGACCAATTGAACCCAAATCAGAAGATTGCCTTACAAGAGCTATTTGCAAGCAGAGAAACAGAAAATCAATTTCGAGCGATCTTATTGCAGGGTCAAACAGGAAGTGGAAAGACCGCAGTCTTCCTCAATTGGCTGGCAAGCATCTTGAACGATGAAAGTGCTCAAGTACTTTTGTTGGTGCCAGAAATTAATTTAACGCCGCAATTAGAGCGACGCGTAATGGCCTATTTTCCGAATAAGAAAATGGCGGTACTGCATAGCGGCGTTAGTGAAAAGAAAAGAGGCATTGCTTGGTATGAGGCAATGACTGGAAAGGCGCAGATTATTTTAGGAACGCGTTTAGCGGCTTTAACACCAATGCCGAACTTGCGGGCTATCGTAGTGGATGAAGAGCATGACCCCTCATATAAGCAGCAAGATGGAACGCGTTACTCTGCGAGAGATTTAGCAATATGGCGGGCGCATGATCAAAAAATTCCTATACTCTTATCTTCAGCTACACCATCACTAGAAACTTGGTTGGCCGCTCAATCAGGTCGCTATGAATATATACGATTGGATCAGCGTGCACAGGGCGCAAGCCTACCCAAGGTGCATTTAATTAATACGCGTGATCCACAAAATCAATTTAGCCCAGGTGATAGTGGTGCTCCCAAACAAAAGAGCCTCATCACTAAAACGCTTGCGAATGCTATTAGCAAATCACTTGCGGAAAAAAAGCAGAGCCTCATTTTGATCAATCGCCGAGGCTATGCACCAGTGTTAAGTTGCTCGGCATGTAATTGGTTATCAAAATGTACGCAATGCTCAACCTTTACCGTGATGCATAAAGCGGAGACCTTCGGACGGCGACCAGCATTAAGTTGTCATCATTGTGGCTTGGTAAAGTCGATACCGCAGTTTTGCCCAGACTGTGGGAATGCTGATTTAAAAACACTTGGCCATGGCACGCAAAAGCTAGAGGATGCTATCGAAGAAATGTGGCCACAAGCAAGGGTGTTGCGTGTAGATACGGACTCCAGCAGAAAGAGTAAGGGCGCAGAAAAGCTCTTTCAGGAGATACATCATGGCAATGTAGATATTGTTGTTGGCACTCAAATGATTGCCAAGGGGCATGATTATCAGAATATTGGATTGGTTGCTGTATTGGATGCAGATAGTCGGCTCTATTCCGCAGATTTTAGGGCTGCCGAAAGATTGTTTGCACAGTTGGTTCAGGTGGCTGGACGTGCCGGAAGATCTGGCACTAGTGGTGAAGCTGGCGGCAATATTTATATCGAGACGCAGTATCCAGAGTCACCAGTATTTCAGTATTTATTAAGACACGACATTGATGGATTTTTAGGATTTACTGCTAGTGAGCGTGAGGAGGCAAAGTTACCACCCTACTCTTATCAAGCACTGGTTCACGCTGAGGGCAAAAGCCTCGATAAGGCAATTCAGTTTTTGAATAATTTAAAGTCTCGCATGAAAGCTAGGGGCTTGATTACGAAAGAGCTGAAAGTCTACGACCCTGTACCCAAGCCGGTCATGAGGGTTGCTGGTTCTGAGCGCGCCCAATTACTAATCGAATCGGGCAATCGCAAGGCACTACAAGAGGCACTTGAAATGATTGACCAAGAGTTGCGTCAAGAATCTACCGGAAGAATCAGCAAAACATCACGCATTCGTTGGTTAGTGGAGCGCGATCCGATTGCTATTTAA
- the gcvH gene encoding glycine cleavage system protein GcvH — MKTQDTFKFAETHEWASIEDDGLVWVGISNHAQEALGDVMFFQAPEIGRQVKQGEAIAAIESVKAASDIHAPIGGEIVALNTAMDASPELVNANPYAVWLFKIKPASSESLSTDLNALMPLAQYESGPGA; from the coding sequence ATGAAAACTCAAGATACATTTAAATTTGCAGAAACGCATGAGTGGGCCAGCATCGAAGATGATGGACTAGTGTGGGTAGGTATTAGCAACCACGCACAAGAGGCATTGGGTGATGTGATGTTTTTTCAGGCGCCGGAAATTGGTCGGCAAGTGAAGCAGGGTGAGGCTATTGCTGCAATTGAATCCGTTAAAGCTGCGAGTGATATACACGCGCCTATTGGTGGTGAGATCGTTGCGCTCAATACAGCGATGGATGCTAGCCCTGAATTGGTAAATGCAAATCCTTATGCAGTTTGGCTATTTAAAATTAAACCAGCATCATCAGAATCGCTGAGCACCGATCTCAACGCATTGATGCCTCTTGCGCAATACGAATCTGGTCCCGGCGCTTAA
- a CDS encoding MBL fold metallo-hydrolase produces the protein MKLGIVPVTPFQQNCSVLVCQETGDAAVVDPGGDVDKILDTVRQMGGTIKKILLTHGHLDHCAAAKDLADQFSVPIEGPQIDERFWLDQLPEQTVRFGFGHAKAFVPTRWLEDGDRVQIGKVDLEVLHCPGHTPGHVVFFNKEDRLALVGDVLFAGSIGRTDFPRGNHADLVNAIKTKLWPLGDDVQFVPGHGPMSTFGKERQTNPYVGD, from the coding sequence ATCAAATTAGGAATTGTTCCTGTTACCCCGTTCCAGCAAAACTGTTCAGTCTTAGTTTGCCAAGAAACTGGTGATGCAGCTGTTGTTGATCCAGGCGGTGATGTAGATAAGATTCTGGATACTGTTAGGCAAATGGGCGGCACCATTAAAAAAATTTTGTTAACCCACGGCCATCTTGATCATTGTGCTGCAGCCAAGGACTTGGCAGATCAATTCAGTGTTCCTATCGAGGGCCCACAAATAGATGAGCGTTTTTGGCTAGATCAATTGCCTGAACAAACTGTTCGCTTTGGATTTGGTCATGCAAAAGCATTTGTACCAACTCGCTGGTTGGAAGATGGTGATCGCGTACAAATTGGTAAGGTAGATCTAGAGGTGCTGCACTGTCCCGGACATACGCCAGGACATGTAGTATTTTTTAATAAGGAGGATCGCCTAGCTTTGGTGGGCGACGTACTTTTTGCGGGCTCAATTGGAAGAACTGATTTTCCTCGCGGCAACCACGCAGATTTAGTTAATGCGATCAAGACAAAATTATGGCCATTAGGAGACGACGTGCAGTTTGTTCCTGGTCATGGACCTATGTCGACATTTGGCAAAGAGCGCCAAACAAATCCCTATGTCGGGGATTAA
- a CDS encoding fatty acid desaturase gives MSNHVNPALSEPSLANPLAPDLPLPHRKVIRSWLIPMAEGQTVKAIALLVLDAALWLGCIAGTIFVESILIKIILGLVAGFVTGRIFILGHDACHQSYTPHRELNKVLGRIAFLPSLTPYSLWDVGHNVVHHGQTNLKGFDFVWAPLSKAEFDALPAWRKALERLYRSGWGPVFYYLIEIWWRREYFPNAQNKPGDRPIFLKDNLLVTGFAIIWIASLIAGALATGQSVWIGLITGFVIPFLFWNGMIGFVVYVHHTHPKVSWYDKKSEWLRAQPFVSTTVHLTFNWIWGSLMHNIMEHTAHHVDMSVPLYRLQEAQNTLETILPERIFVQKFSWAWYFDTARKCKLYDFENKAWLDFDGNKTADSVRVVLSPAPAGQNG, from the coding sequence ATGTCAAATCACGTAAATCCAGCACTCTCTGAACCATCTTTGGCCAATCCTTTGGCTCCTGATCTTCCATTGCCGCACCGTAAAGTTATCCGCAGCTGGCTAATCCCAATGGCTGAAGGGCAAACGGTAAAAGCCATCGCGCTTCTAGTATTAGATGCGGCTTTGTGGCTGGGCTGTATTGCTGGAACCATTTTTGTTGAAAGCATTCTGATCAAGATCATCTTGGGCTTGGTTGCTGGCTTTGTTACTGGACGCATCTTCATTTTGGGTCACGATGCTTGCCACCAAAGCTACACACCACACCGCGAACTCAACAAAGTCTTGGGTCGTATTGCATTCTTGCCATCCTTAACCCCTTATAGCTTATGGGATGTAGGGCATAACGTGGTTCACCATGGCCAGACTAATTTGAAGGGCTTTGACTTTGTTTGGGCTCCACTATCTAAAGCCGAGTTTGATGCTCTGCCTGCATGGCGTAAAGCCTTAGAGCGTCTTTATCGTAGTGGTTGGGGACCGGTCTTCTATTACCTCATTGAAATTTGGTGGAGACGTGAGTACTTCCCAAATGCCCAGAACAAACCTGGTGACCGCCCAATTTTCCTCAAGGACAATTTGCTGGTAACTGGTTTTGCCATCATTTGGATTGCCAGCCTGATTGCTGGCGCACTTGCCACTGGCCAGTCGGTCTGGATTGGGCTAATTACTGGCTTTGTTATCCCGTTCTTATTCTGGAACGGCATGATTGGTTTTGTGGTCTACGTTCACCATACACACCCAAAAGTCTCTTGGTATGACAAGAAGTCTGAGTGGTTACGCGCCCAGCCTTTTGTATCCACCACAGTGCATTTGACGTTTAATTGGATTTGGGGCTCCTTGATGCACAACATCATGGAGCATACCGCCCATCACGTGGATATGAGCGTCCCCCTATATCGCCTCCAAGAAGCCCAAAATACCCTTGAAACCATCCTTCCAGAGCGTATTTTTGTTCAAAAGTTCTCCTGGGCCTGGTATTTCGATACCGCCCGCAAATGTAAGCTCTACGACTTCGAAAACAAGGCTTGGCTCGATTTTGACGGCAATAAAACCGCTGATTCAGTCAGAGTCGTCCTAAGCCCTGCCCCAGCGGGACAAAACGGGTAA
- the rsmI gene encoding 16S rRNA (cytidine(1402)-2'-O)-methyltransferase yields the protein MLLPIDISFAKDYPMEFNAFDFLKQQDMPAGALYMVATPIGNMGDITLRALHVLNSVDGIACEDTRHSAPLLQHFGIHKKCVALHEHNEISGAQNIIQHLSQNERWAYISDAGTPGVSDPGARLVNAVQKAGLRIIPVPGASAVSSAISASGSVMLASEGRFQFLGFWPNKAKERSILIQDIRSTSKTSIFFESPHQIRDTLTTLSKELEPERQVLVGRELTKKFEQLVTLSAADIPGWLDRAESLKGEFVILVAGRQASSEEAPEHAALLLWANALSPHLGSKEIATVLSQVLGITKKEAYQVALDAKDQHEEQ from the coding sequence ATGCTCTTACCTATCGATATCTCTTTTGCAAAAGATTACCCCATGGAATTCAATGCCTTTGACTTTTTAAAACAGCAGGATATGCCAGCTGGGGCTCTATATATGGTTGCCACCCCAATTGGCAACATGGGAGACATTACATTGCGCGCATTGCATGTACTTAATTCCGTAGACGGCATTGCTTGTGAGGACACTCGGCATAGCGCGCCCCTGCTTCAACACTTTGGCATTCATAAGAAATGCGTCGCCCTGCATGAGCACAATGAAATTTCAGGCGCTCAAAACATCATTCAACATCTTTCCCAAAATGAACGCTGGGCCTACATATCGGATGCGGGCACCCCAGGCGTTTCTGATCCAGGCGCAAGATTAGTCAATGCTGTTCAAAAAGCCGGCCTACGAATTATTCCTGTTCCGGGAGCTAGCGCAGTTTCCTCTGCAATCTCCGCTAGTGGCTCAGTTATGCTCGCATCAGAAGGGCGCTTTCAGTTTCTTGGCTTTTGGCCAAACAAGGCAAAGGAGCGCAGCATCCTTATTCAAGACATACGAAGCACTTCAAAAACGAGCATCTTTTTTGAATCCCCGCACCAAATACGCGACACGCTAACAACGCTTAGTAAAGAACTCGAGCCCGAGCGACAAGTGCTCGTAGGCAGAGAGCTCACCAAAAAATTTGAGCAACTGGTCACACTCAGCGCTGCAGATATTCCAGGGTGGCTTGATAGGGCTGAGAGCCTAAAAGGTGAATTTGTTATTTTGGTAGCAGGTCGCCAAGCTAGTTCGGAAGAGGCTCCAGAACATGCAGCGCTCTTGTTGTGGGCAAATGCATTAAGCCCCCATTTGGGCAGCAAAGAGATTGCTACTGTACTTTCACAAGTACTTGGGATCACCAAAAAAGAAGCTTACCAAGTGGCGCTCGATGCTAAAGATCAACATGAAGAGCAATAA
- a CDS encoding phosphoheptose isomerase yields the protein MDKDTFERLRARASQHFLDSIAVKQAAEKILPEQIARGIVAMTDCLRSGGKVMACGNGGSAADAQHFAAELIGRFERERQELAAIALTTDSSILTAVGNDYSYDEIFSKQVRGLGKKGDILIGISTSGNSKNVVKAIEAAKKLGIKIIALTGNDGGKIASLLDADDIHLCAPSTRTARIQETHLVLLHALCDGVDHLLLD from the coding sequence ATGGATAAAGATACCTTCGAACGTTTGCGCGCTCGCGCATCCCAACATTTCTTAGACAGCATTGCTGTAAAGCAGGCGGCTGAAAAAATACTTCCTGAGCAAATTGCACGTGGCATAGTCGCCATGACAGACTGTTTACGTTCAGGCGGAAAAGTAATGGCTTGTGGCAATGGCGGATCTGCTGCGGATGCGCAACATTTTGCAGCTGAGTTGATTGGTCGCTTTGAAAGAGAGCGACAAGAGTTGGCTGCGATTGCATTGACAACGGATAGCTCAATCTTGACTGCGGTAGGAAATGATTACAGCTATGACGAGATCTTTAGCAAGCAGGTTCGCGGCCTTGGAAAAAAAGGCGACATCTTGATCGGTATCTCCACCTCAGGAAATTCAAAAAATGTAGTCAAGGCAATTGAGGCCGCAAAAAAGTTGGGGATCAAGATTATTGCGCTGACTGGTAATGACGGTGGAAAAATTGCAAGCCTATTAGATGCAGATGACATTCATCTATGCGCGCCCTCCACTCGTACCGCTCGCATTCAAGAAACGCATTTAGTTCTACTGCATGCGCTATGTGATGGCGTAGATCATTTATTGCTCGATTAA
- a CDS encoding BON domain-containing protein yields MRNTLTIKLFAAMLISSFLSGCGVLAVGGVVAGTSVMADRRTPAVQAIDKGIGLEVESALDKKFGDNAHINVTSFNQKVLLTGEVKDVGIKDQAGAYAKANKNVRSVFNELVVGPNSTYTARANDSYLESKIKAQMIFTEKLPSNSMVIVAEGSSVYLMGILTQNEAAIAKKVASNANGVKDVYAYFDIISEAEKTRLEKQGKADESQPDSMPKQ; encoded by the coding sequence ATGCGTAATACACTCACCATCAAACTATTTGCAGCGATGTTGATTTCATCATTCTTGTCTGGTTGCGGTGTGTTAGCTGTTGGTGGTGTTGTGGCGGGTACGAGTGTCATGGCGGATCGTCGCACACCAGCAGTTCAGGCGATTGATAAGGGGATCGGGCTTGAGGTAGAAAGTGCTTTAGACAAGAAGTTTGGAGATAACGCACACATTAATGTGACATCCTTCAATCAAAAAGTACTGCTAACTGGCGAAGTCAAGGATGTCGGTATTAAAGATCAGGCCGGCGCATATGCAAAAGCAAACAAGAATGTTCGTTCTGTATTTAATGAATTAGTCGTTGGCCCAAACAGCACTTACACTGCTCGCGCTAATGATTCTTATCTCGAATCTAAAATCAAAGCACAAATGATCTTCACAGAAAAATTACCATCGAACTCGATGGTAATCGTTGCTGAAGGCAGCAGTGTTTATTTGATGGGAATTTTGACTCAGAATGAAGCGGCGATTGCTAAGAAGGTGGCGAGTAATGCTAACGGTGTTAAAGACGTCTATGCCTACTTCGATATTATTTCTGAGGCAGAGAAAACGCGCTTAGAGAAACAAGGCAAGGCAGATGAGTCGCAGCCCGACTCAATGCCTAAGCAGTAA
- a CDS encoding c-type cytochrome, whose product MNFFASPLKIFLLATLFSLFSLGAQAATDDAKAATLAKQNACLGCHAVDKKIVGPGFQAVAKKYANDPGATVFLKNKILKGGSGSWGVVPMPANAKLSDADVSLLASWILRGAPSAN is encoded by the coding sequence ATGAATTTTTTTGCATCGCCACTGAAAATTTTTTTGCTTGCCACCCTCTTCTCGCTTTTTTCCTTGGGCGCGCAAGCTGCTACTGATGATGCCAAGGCGGCAACACTTGCAAAACAAAACGCTTGTCTAGGGTGTCATGCGGTTGATAAAAAAATTGTGGGCCCTGGCTTTCAAGCCGTTGCAAAAAAATATGCGAATGATCCTGGCGCAACCGTGTTTTTAAAAAACAAAATTCTTAAAGGCGGTTCAGGATCTTGGGGTGTTGTACCAATGCCAGCAAATGCGAAGTTAAGTGATGCCGATGTATCTCTATTGGCAAGCTGGATTTTGCGCGGAGCGCCTAGCGCAAATTAA
- a CDS encoding GNAT family N-acetyltransferase: protein MHNKLANSHLPSKPYAAGLTVPVRELHAGHRAEILRHLLLLNEEDRRLRFGTQTPDEVIHHYVEGLDFNRDTVFGSFDSQLNLIGMAHLAYLPKIKAQPRAAEFGVSVLPNGRGQGIGTALLARASVHSRNTRIETLFVHCLANNRAMMHLAQKAGMRVEYAYGDADAYLKLPPANPGTIVEEAANEQWADFDYALKENLKRSNDAWSWFLGKPLVRPT from the coding sequence ATGCACAATAAATTAGCAAACAGTCACTTACCCAGCAAGCCCTATGCGGCGGGCTTGACAGTTCCTGTGCGCGAATTACATGCAGGTCATAGGGCCGAGATATTGCGCCACCTATTACTCCTAAACGAGGAGGATCGACGCCTTCGATTTGGTACGCAAACACCAGATGAGGTGATCCATCACTATGTAGAGGGGCTCGATTTCAATCGAGATACGGTGTTTGGCAGCTTTGATTCACAACTCAACCTCATCGGCATGGCGCATTTAGCGTATCTGCCAAAAATTAAAGCTCAGCCACGAGCAGCAGAGTTTGGTGTTTCTGTGCTCCCTAATGGACGCGGGCAAGGTATCGGCACGGCTTTATTAGCGCGCGCATCCGTTCACTCGCGTAATACTCGTATCGAAACCTTATTTGTGCATTGCCTTGCAAACAATAGAGCCATGATGCATCTGGCTCAAAAGGCTGGCATGCGCGTTGAATACGCTTATGGTGATGCAGACGCATACCTAAAATTGCCGCCAGCAAATCCAGGCACGATTGTTGAAGAAGCCGCCAATGAGCAATGGGCTGACTTTGACTATGCGCTGAAAGAAAATCTGAAACGTTCGAATGATGCGTGGTCTTGGTTTCTCGGCAAGCCTCTCGTTCGCCCGACTTAA